In the Chryseobacterium sp. MYb264 genome, one interval contains:
- a CDS encoding YihY/virulence factor BrkB family protein → MVQNIKFFWEALKETFSEWNSSSASKDSASLAYYAIFSIPGLLIIIIWIAGYFFGEEAIRGQISSQISEFMGPEASKSVESMIAGALIDKKNFIMKAVGVGSLVFGSTTLFFQLQQSLNSLWDVQSAPKKALIKFLLDRANSLGMILILGFLLMITMVLSSLISVFNTLITKYFGFETYMLVELVNFGVGFGFIMLLFALMFKVLPDVQISWKPVWRGALLTAVLFTLGKFLLSLYFSKANPTSAFGTAGTVILIMMWINYSCMLVFFGAEFTKVYAYKRGFKITPSKHAKWSNAKLYEDSHSHKTEVES, encoded by the coding sequence ATGGTACAAAATATAAAATTTTTCTGGGAAGCTTTAAAAGAAACATTTTCTGAGTGGAATAGCTCTTCTGCATCTAAGGATTCAGCGAGTCTGGCTTATTATGCTATTTTCTCCATTCCGGGGCTGCTGATTATCATCATTTGGATCGCTGGTTATTTTTTCGGAGAAGAAGCTATTCGTGGGCAAATCAGTTCGCAAATCAGTGAATTTATGGGGCCTGAAGCTTCCAAAAGTGTAGAAAGCATGATCGCCGGCGCTTTAATCGATAAGAAAAATTTTATTATGAAAGCAGTGGGAGTAGGTTCTCTGGTTTTTGGTTCCACGACTCTCTTTTTTCAGCTTCAGCAGTCACTTAACAGTCTCTGGGATGTGCAGTCTGCTCCCAAGAAGGCATTGATAAAATTTCTTTTAGACCGTGCCAACTCATTAGGAATGATCTTAATATTGGGGTTTTTACTGATGATTACGATGGTTTTATCCTCACTCATTAGCGTTTTCAATACCCTCATCACTAAATATTTTGGGTTTGAAACCTATATGTTGGTTGAACTGGTTAATTTTGGGGTAGGATTTGGATTTATCATGCTCCTTTTTGCCCTGATGTTTAAAGTGCTTCCCGATGTACAGATCAGCTGGAAACCTGTTTGGAGAGGAGCCCTTCTAACGGCAGTACTGTTTACGTTAGGAAAGTTTTTATTAAGCCTTTACTTCAGTAAAGCAAATCCTACTTCTGCATTCGGAACTGCCGGGACGGTAATTCTGATCATGATGTGGATCAATTATTCCTGTATGCTTGTATTTTTCGGTGCAGAATTCACAAAGGTTTATGCCTATAAAAGAGGATTTAAGATTACCCCTTCAAAACATGCCAAATGGAGTAATGCAAAGCTTTATGAAGACAGCCATTCTCATAAAACAGAGGTAGAATCGTAA
- a CDS encoding DUF4822 domain-containing protein: MITLKKVCYLVAAFALATPLVSCSNDDNNPIAEEQLTPSQVLSSTPWETTGAKDNQGKDVDLNDARVNGFVGFAYFKADGNFVIYGLNDVIRSLGTWSVDPLGKTRSITSLRPDGTAFFSRDVEILELNKNVFTYRIHTDAQDPSVYFDIIHTKTSHAEPANGQLILASTPWETTGAKDKDGNAVALDNPNVAGLVGYSYFRANGTYSIFGLDDVLRSSGRWSISADGKTRTITALDGNGNELWTRVVDILVMNNGDFTYRITPNAGDPSTYYDIIHTPVDHKEP, from the coding sequence ATGATTACACTAAAAAAAGTTTGTTACCTGGTGGCTGCTTTTGCCTTGGCAACACCACTTGTATCTTGTTCCAATGATGACAACAACCCAATTGCTGAAGAACAACTGACGCCCTCTCAGGTTCTGTCATCAACACCTTGGGAAACGACCGGTGCCAAAGACAATCAGGGCAAAGATGTAGATCTTAACGATGCCCGCGTTAACGGATTTGTAGGATTTGCTTATTTTAAAGCAGATGGTAATTTTGTGATTTACGGTCTTAATGATGTCATCAGATCATTAGGAACCTGGTCTGTTGATCCATTAGGAAAAACCAGATCTATCACTTCATTAAGACCTGACGGAACTGCATTTTTTTCTCGTGACGTTGAAATTCTTGAGCTGAACAAAAACGTATTCACCTACAGAATTCATACAGATGCTCAGGATCCGTCCGTATATTTTGATATTATCCATACAAAGACCTCTCATGCTGAACCGGCAAACGGTCAGCTGATCCTCGCTTCAACACCTTGGGAAACAACGGGAGCTAAAGATAAAGACGGTAATGCAGTAGCGCTTGATAACCCGAATGTAGCAGGGCTTGTGGGATACTCTTATTTCAGAGCCAACGGAACGTATTCTATTTTCGGACTGGATGATGTATTGAGATCCAGCGGAAGATGGTCAATTTCTGCAGACGGTAAAACACGTACCATTACTGCATTGGATGGAAACGGAAATGAACTTTGGACTAGAGTGGTAGATATCCTCGTGATGAATAACGGTGATTTTACTTACAGAATTACTCCTAATGCAGGAGATCCATCCACGTACTATGATATTATTCATACACCGGTAGATCATAAAGAACCATAG